The genomic stretch AACGGATGACCCTGTCCCCCACCCCGCGACACCTCCTCGTGGCGCTCGACCCCGGGCTTCGCGAATGTGGCGTCGCGCTCTTCGACCTGGACTCGGGCGAGCTGCTCGCGGCGGCCATGCCCACGAATCCCGAGCGGAAGGCCCGTGGGCTTGCGGCATGGTCTCACATGGCGGGAGCGGTCGCCGCGTTCGTCTCGTCGCTCCTGGAGCCTCTCAGGGCCGCTGGCGTGGCGGTTTCCGTCACCGTCGCGAGCGAGTGCCCACAGGTCTACACAGCCGGGAAGAGCAAGGGCGACCCGAACGACCTGATTGAACTCGCGGGCGTCGTCGGCCGGGTTGCTGGTGGGCTCGGCGCGGCGAATGAGCACAGCTTCCTGCCCCGTGAGTGGAAGGGAACGCTCGACGGCGACGTCATGGTCGAGCGCATCAAAGCGCGCCTCGGCGAGCGCCCCCATGAACACCTGCGGGTGCAGCTCCCGCGCGCCCAGGACAAGCACCACAACGTTTGGGACGCCATCGGCATCGGCCTGCACGTCGTCGGCCGACTCGCGCCCCGGAAAGTATTCCCGAGGTGAGCGCGCATGGCCTTGCTGTTCATCCCGTCGGAGCTCAAACCCGACAACTACCGAATCAAGGGCGCGGCTCTGGTTGCCCGGTGGATGGGAGCATGACCGACCCACGACTTGACGGCCCCGCCATCACAATTGCCCGCGCGGCTGAGCTGCTCCATTGCAGCCGCGCCCGTGTCTTCGAGCTGTTGAAGCAAGGGCGACTCGTTCGCGCCCCTCGCTTCGGGCGGGAAACGACCATCGTCACGGCTTCGGTGCTGGCGGCCCTGAGAGTCGAGCCGCCGCCCCGTAAGCCTGTCCGCCGCAGCGCAAGTCGCAGCATGGCCCGCGCGACGGCACTGCGCGCGGTGCCGCTGGACGGCGACGTTAAGCCGCCTGCCGCTCCTCCCCGCTAACCTCGACAGGGTCGCTGGGGTGCTCCAGCCGCAGGGGGAACACAATCATCAGTGGCACTTGTACCCCCTCGTAGAAAAGTTTGGTCGTCCGCGTGTTCAGGTGCCCCATGACCGCCGCGACCGTCTCAAGCGGCACACCTCCTTTCGTGGGCTTCACGACACTGCCGCACTCGGAAGACCACGTCGCGAAGCAGTGCCGCAGCTCTCCGGGGTGGATGCGTTCAATCTTCCCCTCGGGGAACTGCTTCTTGAGGCGTGCTGCCGCGTAGCCGAGGCACTCATGGACGGTGCTGCGACTCGGGGATTTCTTGCGCGCTTGAAGTCGTCGCGCCGCCGCAAACCCCTGGGCGTCCAGGCTGACGATGTGAACCTTGCCGTTCTTGTGGCGGAACTTCACTGTTCCCTTGATGCCGCACGGGTCATCCACCTCGCGCAGTTCGCCGGCCCCCGAGGCAATCCGCGCAATCTCCGAATCGTGCATGCCCGTCTTCGCTCGTAGGCAGAGAACATCCCGAACCGCCTGACTCTCGATAGCGGCGTAGAAGCGCTCGACGAGCGCCATTGGATACCCCTTCTCCCGCTGGCCCTTCTCTGCCACTGAAGGCGGCACCTTGAGTTCCAGCGTGGGGTCCTCGGACGGATTGAGTTCGTCCTCCTCCCGCAGCCACGCGGTCAGGGTCTTGAGGGCGATGATTCGGCTCTTCTTCGCCGTCTTCCACACCTTGAGGAACTTGCGCAGTTCCCGGAGCTGAACCTTGCGCAGGTCCCTGCCGCCGAGTGCCTCGCCCCAAGCCGCGAGGTAGTTTCGAACATCGCGCCGGTACTCCCTGCTGAGGCCCCGTTCGGTTAGGTGCGCCATCAGTCCCGCGAGCGTGCCCTCGTCGATTCGGACCGGCGCATTATCTGCCGCCGCCTGCCGCCTCGTTCGGTAGCCGTCCGGGTTGCGCTCCCAGAGTGCCAACTCGGCCAGCGCCTCGCGCTCGCTAGCAACGTCCAAGGCGACGACCCGGCGCTGTCGCTCAATGACCCACACCCGCCTACCCCGGGCCTCGCGAACCCGACCGCCTGCCCACTTGCCGACCCACTTCGGTGCTGTTCCCACATAGACTCCGTCGTTAGCGCGTCGTTAGCGCGTGCCTTCGAAGTCCTAAATGAGTGCGTTTTCCCTCGGTGGCCCGGCTGGTCCGAACTCGCCTTCAAAACCGGTGAGGGGCGCCGAGAGGCGTCCCTGGCGAGTTCGATTCCCGTGCCCTACCGCCAATCTCCCTAAAGAGTTACAGCACTATTTTAGCGATCGATTGACGCGTCAGTAGGAGCCTGACGGTAACCGCCCTTCGTTCCAGCCGATACGAGATCATTGGCCCGCGCGGTGGTCGCACCGAAGAGGAGCGCACTGTGGTCCGCAACGAGTCGCTGCCTCCGTCGCCGAGGCCGGGCTAGCGCTACCCCGCATCGCCG from Myxococcus xanthus encodes the following:
- a CDS encoding site-specific integrase; translation: MWVIERQRRVVALDVASEREALAELALWERNPDGYRTRRQAAADNAPVRIDEGTLAGLMAHLTERGLSREYRRDVRNYLAAWGEALGGRDLRKVQLRELRKFLKVWKTAKKSRIIALKTLTAWLREEDELNPSEDPTLELKVPPSVAEKGQREKGYPMALVERFYAAIESQAVRDVLCLRAKTGMHDSEIARIASGAGELREVDDPCGIKGTVKFRHKNGKVHIVSLDAQGFAAARRLQARKKSPSRSTVHECLGYAAARLKKQFPEGKIERIHPGELRHCFATWSSECGSVVKPTKGGVPLETVAAVMGHLNTRTTKLFYEGVQVPLMIVFPLRLEHPSDPVEVSGEERQAA